The following are encoded in a window of Ranitomeya variabilis isolate aRanVar5 chromosome 6, aRanVar5.hap1, whole genome shotgun sequence genomic DNA:
- the LOC143782086 gene encoding uncharacterized protein LOC143782086 produces the protein MKDRFNKDLRQESQLPSGSAARIRKYKYHRILAFLRPVLARRTTWSSTVGPGSGAVLHQSATDPSQPSSSAAASGPATQPGDQEAGPSGVPLPQSSASSQFFMGSSRQRQRAADRSLMPEFLHLSSVFHEGLKAMGDRLDTAISHMSTRIQEVTTALAQVKADLQRPAHHFFNQIEQGMSEHLSPELQITVMQACNAAYVQAMQQSRYFQQTVGAFPTVPTLHLT, from the exons atgaaggaccgcttcaacaaggacctgcgccaagagagccagcttccaagtggttctgcagcaaggatacgcaaatacaagtaccaccgcatccttgcgtttttgagaccggtccttgcacgaagaac cacttggagctccactgttggcccaggttctggagcggtccttcatcagtcagccacggacccgtcccagccatcctccagcgctgcagcaagtgggcctgccacacaacctggagaccaggaagctggtccatcaggtgttccccttccccagtcctctgcctctagccaattttttatgggctcctcccggcagcggcagagggccgcggacaggtcactcatgcccgagtttttgcacttgagctcggtcttccatgagggactcaaggcgatgggtgaccgactggatactgccattagtcatatgagcacacgtatccaggaggtaaccacagcccttgcccaagtgaaagccgacctccagaggccagcacatcatttttttaatcagatagaacagggcatgtcggaacaccttagtcctgagctccagattactgttatgcaggcctgcaatgctgcttacgtgcaggctatgcagcagagtcggtattttcagcagacagtgggggcatttccaacagtgcccacatt acacctgacttga